One genomic segment of Actinoplanes ianthinogenes includes these proteins:
- a CDS encoding MerR family transcriptional regulator, which translates to MADEALSAGAAARRLGVAVTTLRTWHQRYGLGPSRHEPGHHRRYTDEDMGRLQVMQRLTAQGVAPAEAAAWARNAPQGDPARHPAPARLDAAARGLARAALRLDALGMRDILCATVAQRGVVAAWTEVIAPVLIGIGDRYQTTQRYVEVEHLLSRAVTEVLATTQRVADVPRILLAGADEEQHTLALEALAAALGEAGVACRLFGARLPSTALLDAIGRTGPAAVVLWSQRDRTGAVDQLIRVRDAPAPPVVIAAAGPGWPDGDLPPGITRLTGLAEAVHLLASI; encoded by the coding sequence GTGGCCGATGAGGCGCTGAGCGCCGGTGCCGCGGCACGCCGCCTCGGTGTGGCGGTCACCACCCTGCGCACCTGGCACCAGCGATACGGGTTGGGCCCCAGCCGGCACGAGCCCGGTCACCACCGGCGCTACACCGACGAGGACATGGGCCGGTTGCAGGTCATGCAACGGCTCACCGCGCAGGGCGTGGCGCCCGCCGAGGCCGCCGCCTGGGCCCGGAACGCACCGCAGGGAGATCCGGCCCGGCATCCGGCGCCGGCCCGGCTCGACGCGGCCGCCCGCGGGCTGGCCCGGGCCGCGCTGCGCCTGGACGCGCTGGGCATGCGGGACATCCTCTGCGCGACGGTCGCCCAGCGCGGTGTGGTGGCCGCCTGGACCGAGGTGATCGCCCCGGTGCTGATCGGGATCGGCGACCGCTACCAGACCACCCAGCGCTACGTGGAGGTCGAACACCTGCTGTCGCGGGCGGTCACCGAGGTGCTGGCCACGACGCAGCGGGTGGCCGACGTCCCGCGGATCCTCCTCGCCGGCGCCGACGAGGAGCAGCACACCCTCGCCCTGGAGGCGCTCGCCGCCGCGCTCGGCGAGGCCGGCGTGGCGTGCCGGCTCTTCGGCGCCCGGCTGCCCTCGACGGCGCTGCTGGACGCGATCGGACGGACCGGCCCGGCCGCGGTGGTGCTCTGGTCGCAGCGCGACCGCACCGGAGCGGTCGACCAGCTGATCCGGGTCCGCGACGCCCCGGCCCCGCCGGTGGTGATCGCGGCGGCCGGCCCGGGCTGGCCGGACGGCGATCTCCCGCCCGGGATCACCCGGCTGACCGGCCTGGCCGAGGCCGTCCACTTGCTGGCTTCGATCTGA
- a CDS encoding phytoene/squalene synthase family protein, whose protein sequence is MDTDLAAAYERCRELNREHGRTYYLATRLLPAWKRRHVHALYGFTRFADEIVDRTESLPPAQRAAELSAWSTGFLAGLRGEPVDDPLLPAVLHTIAVFDLDLDDFEKFLRSMAMDLTVTGYRTYADLLDYMEGSAAVIGTMMLPILGSSDPVAAREPARQLGFAFQLTNFIRDVAEDLARGRIYLPEEHLAEFGVTRDDLAAGVATPPVRALIKAEVARAREHYAAAAPGIPLLEPASQACMRTAFQLYGGILDEVEAAGYDVFARRATVPNRRRAAVAVRSLLTRPGTPVQLAA, encoded by the coding sequence ATGGATACCGATCTGGCGGCTGCCTACGAGCGCTGCCGTGAGCTGAACCGAGAGCACGGACGCACGTATTACCTGGCGACCCGGTTACTACCGGCCTGGAAGCGTCGGCACGTGCACGCTCTGTACGGATTCACCCGGTTCGCCGACGAGATCGTCGACCGGACCGAGTCCCTGCCGCCCGCTCAGCGCGCCGCCGAGCTCTCCGCCTGGTCCACCGGGTTCCTGGCCGGACTGCGCGGTGAGCCGGTCGACGACCCGCTGCTGCCCGCGGTGCTGCACACCATCGCGGTCTTCGACCTGGACCTCGACGACTTCGAGAAATTCCTGCGCAGCATGGCGATGGACCTGACCGTCACCGGCTATCGCACCTATGCCGACCTGCTCGACTACATGGAGGGGTCGGCCGCCGTGATCGGCACCATGATGCTGCCGATCCTCGGCTCCTCCGACCCGGTGGCCGCCCGCGAGCCGGCCCGCCAGCTCGGCTTCGCGTTCCAGCTCACGAACTTCATCCGGGACGTCGCCGAGGACCTCGCCCGCGGCCGGATCTACCTGCCCGAGGAGCACCTCGCCGAGTTCGGCGTCACGCGAGACGACCTGGCCGCCGGCGTCGCCACCCCACCGGTCCGCGCGCTGATCAAGGCCGAGGTGGCCCGGGCCCGGGAGCACTACGCGGCCGCCGCGCCCGGCATCCCGCTGCTCGAACCGGCCTCGCAGGCGTGCATGCGGACCGCCTTCCAGCTTTACGGCGGGATCCTCGACGAGGTCGAGGCGGCCGGTTACGACGTCTTCGCCCGGCGCGCCACGGTGCCGAACCGCCGCCGGGCCGCGGTCGCGGTCCGCAGCCTGCTCACCCGGCCCGGCACCCCGGTCCAGCTGGCGGCCTGA
- a CDS encoding serine/threonine-protein kinase, protein MPAPTVIGRYRVTGRLGSGAFATVWLAEDDVLESQVAIKVLADNWAHHPDVRARFEQEAQVLRRADSERLVRVHDFGELPDGRPYQVMTYAAGGTLADRLVDGPMPIGAALRTAGDIAQAVTILHQSGVLHRDLKPSNVLFDTVRGDERVLVADLGLAKEIAQASGFTVVAGTPGYMAPEQSLPGGGLDVRVDVHAIGALTYEMLTGKPPRPGAVTPPSKLRPGVSKQIDRAVLRALDPDRERRWPTAAAFAEALSISPSRRVSRFAGTAVGLAALAVAGGAVVPQGTPPGWYRVSSADGPVAVSVAVPASWSRHLRDGGWDPASIALPGGKQPGLQVGANLTDPAATSPAVLAGTSYWIREPVGATLPVHKTCARQPARRVVAGGLSGQVWRWTACGGTGLSYSEVLLPGPTSGVYLQIRQDGGPDRTDDILHTLRLG, encoded by the coding sequence GTGCCCGCACCAACTGTGATCGGTCGATACCGAGTTACCGGACGCCTCGGCTCCGGCGCGTTCGCCACCGTGTGGCTTGCCGAGGATGACGTCCTCGAGTCCCAGGTCGCGATCAAAGTGCTGGCCGACAATTGGGCGCACCACCCGGATGTCCGGGCCCGGTTCGAGCAGGAGGCCCAGGTGCTGCGCCGGGCCGACTCGGAACGGCTGGTCCGGGTGCACGACTTCGGCGAGCTCCCGGACGGCCGGCCCTACCAGGTGATGACCTACGCGGCCGGCGGCACCCTGGCCGACCGCCTGGTCGACGGGCCGATGCCGATCGGCGCCGCCCTGCGCACCGCCGGCGACATCGCGCAGGCGGTGACGATCCTGCACCAGTCCGGGGTGCTGCACCGCGACCTGAAGCCGTCGAATGTGCTCTTCGACACGGTCCGCGGCGACGAGCGGGTACTGGTCGCCGATCTGGGGCTGGCCAAGGAGATCGCGCAGGCCTCGGGGTTCACCGTGGTGGCCGGCACCCCGGGCTACATGGCCCCGGAGCAGAGCCTTCCCGGCGGCGGCCTGGACGTCCGCGTCGACGTGCACGCGATCGGCGCCCTGACCTACGAGATGCTGACCGGCAAGCCGCCCCGCCCCGGCGCGGTGACCCCGCCGTCGAAACTGCGCCCGGGGGTCTCGAAGCAGATCGACCGGGCCGTGCTGCGCGCCCTTGACCCGGACCGGGAGCGTCGCTGGCCCACCGCGGCCGCGTTCGCCGAGGCGCTGAGCATCTCCCCGAGCCGCCGGGTGAGCCGGTTCGCCGGGACGGCCGTGGGCTTGGCCGCGCTGGCCGTGGCCGGTGGTGCGGTGGTCCCGCAGGGCACCCCGCCCGGCTGGTACCGGGTCAGTTCCGCCGACGGCCCGGTCGCCGTCTCGGTCGCGGTGCCCGCGTCCTGGTCCCGCCACCTGCGCGACGGTGGCTGGGACCCGGCGTCGATCGCCCTGCCCGGCGGGAAGCAGCCCGGTCTCCAGGTCGGCGCCAACCTGACCGATCCGGCGGCCACCTCGCCCGCTGTTCTCGCCGGCACCAGCTACTGGATCCGGGAACCGGTCGGCGCCACTCTGCCCGTCCACAAGACCTGTGCCCGGCAGCCGGCTCGGAGGGTGGTCGCCGGTGGCCTGAGCGGCCAGGTGTGGCGCTGGACGGCTTGCGGCGGCACCGGCCTCTCGTACAGCGAGGTGCTCCTGCCCGGCCCCACCAGCGGTGTCTATCTACAGATCCGGCAGGACGGCGGCCCCGACCGCACCGACGACATCCTGCACACTCTCCGGCTGGGCTGA
- a CDS encoding cryptochrome/photolyase family protein, with product MGARIALLTRDLRIHDNPLLSGDGEIVPLFVLDPRLAGLSANRQRFLHQCLADLRNTLRERGGDLVIREGDPVAETVRLAREVDATEVWVAGDVTDYAQRRERRLREARLDLTVTPGVTVLPAGAVRPGGGGDSYRVFTPYWKAWEKTRWRVPAATPRKIAMPDSIAAGTLPELPAGDSPDAIPGGETEARRRLRSWMREISRYDDEHDDLAADNTSRLSAYLRFGCLSPLELALAAKADDSPGAQAYLRQLAWRDFYYQVTAAFPKISTEAMRPKADTGWRYDEDAFQHWQDGLTGVPVVDAGMRQLRAEGWMHNRARLITAAFLTKHLGIDWRLGLQWFFRWLIDGDVPNNSGNWQWTAGTGNDTRPYRKFNPIRQAQRFDPQGDYVRRYVPELKGVDGVAVHQPWRLPGLDYPGPLESHRDEAVWLRA from the coding sequence ATGGGCGCCCGGATCGCGCTACTCACCCGGGACCTGCGGATCCACGACAACCCGCTGCTCAGCGGCGACGGGGAGATCGTCCCGCTGTTCGTGCTCGACCCGCGGCTGGCCGGGCTCTCCGCCAACCGGCAGCGCTTCCTGCACCAGTGCCTCGCCGACCTGCGGAACACCCTCCGGGAGCGGGGCGGCGACCTGGTGATCCGGGAGGGCGACCCGGTGGCCGAGACCGTTCGGCTGGCCCGGGAGGTGGATGCCACCGAGGTGTGGGTCGCCGGCGACGTGACCGATTACGCCCAGCGGCGGGAGCGGCGGTTGCGGGAGGCGCGGCTCGACCTGACGGTGACGCCCGGGGTCACGGTGCTGCCGGCCGGGGCGGTGCGGCCGGGCGGAGGCGGGGACTCGTACCGCGTCTTCACGCCGTACTGGAAAGCCTGGGAGAAAACCCGGTGGCGCGTGCCTGCCGCGACCCCTCGCAAGATCGCGATGCCGGACAGCATCGCCGCGGGCACCCTTCCCGAGCTGCCCGCGGGCGACTCACCGGACGCGATCCCCGGCGGTGAGACCGAGGCTCGCCGCCGGCTTCGCTCCTGGATGCGGGAGATTTCCCGGTACGACGACGAGCACGACGACCTGGCAGCCGACAACACCAGCCGGCTCAGTGCCTATCTCCGGTTCGGCTGCCTCTCGCCGCTCGAGCTGGCGCTCGCCGCGAAGGCCGACGACTCCCCGGGAGCACAGGCCTACCTGCGGCAACTCGCCTGGCGCGACTTCTATTACCAGGTCACCGCGGCCTTTCCGAAGATCTCCACCGAGGCGATGCGGCCCAAGGCGGACACCGGCTGGCGCTACGACGAGGACGCTTTCCAGCACTGGCAGGACGGCCTGACCGGGGTGCCGGTCGTCGACGCCGGGATGCGCCAGCTGCGCGCCGAGGGCTGGATGCACAACCGGGCCCGGCTGATCACCGCGGCGTTCCTGACCAAGCACCTCGGCATCGACTGGCGACTCGGCCTGCAATGGTTCTTCCGCTGGCTGATCGACGGGGACGTGCCGAACAATTCCGGCAACTGGCAATGGACCGCCGGCACCGGCAACGACACCCGGCCCTATCGCAAGTTCAACCCGATCCGGCAGGCGCAGCGGTTCGACCCGCAGGGCGATTACGTCCGCCGGTATGTGCCGGAACTCAAAGGCGTCGACGGAGTGGCCGTCCACCAACCGTGGCGGTTGCCCGGCCTCGACTATCCCGGTCCGCTGGAGTCACACCGGGACGAGGCGGTCTGGCTGCGGGCCTGA
- a CDS encoding polyprenyl synthetase family protein → MANDTLEGNRLGAIPRQPLSPTGLVGAVEGTLADFLASQIAALDTVDPALGGFARTARDLVMAGGKRLRPTFAYWGWRGVAGPGASAEPLLPALGALELMHTFALVHDDLMDGSATRRGRPTAHRIFAARHGARFGDSAAILVGDLCLVWADQLLARTALPPVTLLEVRARYDRMRVEAVAGQYLDVLGETDPESWSVERALLVARHKTASYTVHRPLDYGLALAGVDDAEVAEAYRIYGTTVGEAFQLRDDLLGVYGDPAVTGKPAGDDLRTGKPTALLMLARRMATPAQLAELETAGIERKARIVTETGAPVRVEEMIRTRVTEGLTALASAPIDAEARAMLIELATVATQRPA, encoded by the coding sequence GTGGCCAATGACACCCTCGAGGGAAATCGCCTAGGCGCGATACCCCGGCAGCCGCTCTCCCCCACCGGGCTCGTCGGCGCCGTCGAGGGGACGCTCGCCGACTTTCTCGCCTCACAGATCGCCGCCCTGGACACCGTCGACCCGGCGCTCGGCGGCTTCGCCCGCACCGCCCGTGACCTGGTGATGGCCGGCGGCAAACGACTACGACCGACGTTCGCGTACTGGGGGTGGCGCGGCGTCGCCGGTCCCGGCGCCTCGGCCGAGCCGCTGTTGCCGGCGCTCGGCGCGCTGGAGCTGATGCACACCTTCGCCCTGGTGCACGACGACCTGATGGACGGCTCGGCGACCCGCCGCGGCCGGCCCACCGCGCACCGGATCTTCGCGGCCCGGCACGGCGCCCGGTTCGGCGACTCGGCCGCGATTCTGGTCGGTGACCTGTGCCTGGTCTGGGCCGACCAGTTGCTGGCCCGCACCGCGCTGCCGCCGGTGACCCTGCTCGAGGTGCGTGCGCGATATGACCGGATGCGCGTCGAGGCGGTCGCCGGGCAGTACCTGGACGTGCTCGGCGAGACCGATCCGGAGTCCTGGTCGGTGGAGCGGGCGCTGCTGGTCGCCCGGCACAAGACGGCGAGTTACACGGTGCACCGGCCGCTCGACTACGGGCTGGCGCTGGCCGGGGTCGACGACGCGGAGGTCGCCGAGGCGTACCGGATCTACGGCACGACCGTCGGCGAGGCCTTCCAGCTGCGCGACGATCTGCTCGGGGTTTACGGCGACCCGGCGGTGACCGGCAAGCCCGCCGGCGACGACCTGCGGACCGGCAAGCCGACCGCGCTGCTGATGCTCGCCCGGCGGATGGCCACCCCGGCCCAGCTCGCCGAGCTGGAGACGGCCGGCATCGAGCGCAAGGCACGGATCGTCACGGAGACCGGCGCACCGGTCCGGGTCGAGGAGATGATCCGGACCCGGGTCACCGAGGGGCTCACCGCCCTCGCGTCGGCGCCGATCGACGCCGAGGCCCGGGCCATGCTCATCGAGCTGGCCACCGTGGCCACCCAGCGACCGGCATGA
- the crtI gene encoding phytoene desaturase family protein, which translates to MRTVTGPTDRVLIVGAGLAGLSCALHLAAAGREVTVVERETVPGGRAGRLSVGGFDFDTGPTVLTMPELIAEPLAAVGEKLTDWLELTPIDPAYRAYYPDGSTLDVRSDTTRMAAEIARVCGAREADGYLRFVDFTRRLWQLERDHFIDRNLDSPVDLLNLNLLRLLGMGAFRKLQPKINDYFRDPRTQRIFSFQAMYAGMAPHDALAVYAVIAYLDSVVGVYYPKGGMHAVPRALAGAAEKHGVTFRYDTTVDRVVTQNGRATGVVTASGEFIPADTVVLNPDLPVAYRDLLPARRTRRLRYSPSCVVLHIGSSQAYSKIAHHNIHFGTGWKRTFDEVIHRGLLMSDPSLLVTNPTHTDPAAAPPGKQTYYVLAPTPNLESGPMNWRGGLAERYADELLQTLEQRGYVGFRDGVEVERIITPADWADDGMAAGTPFAAAHSFSQTGPFRPSNLHPALPNVVFTGSGTQPGVGVPMVLISGKLAASRITGGLS; encoded by the coding sequence GTGCGTACTGTGACCGGACCAACCGATCGCGTGCTGATAGTCGGGGCCGGCCTGGCCGGCCTCTCCTGTGCCCTGCACCTGGCCGCGGCCGGGCGCGAGGTGACCGTCGTCGAGCGCGAGACCGTGCCGGGCGGTCGCGCCGGCCGGCTCTCGGTCGGCGGCTTCGACTTCGACACCGGCCCGACCGTGCTGACCATGCCGGAGCTGATCGCCGAGCCGCTCGCCGCGGTCGGTGAGAAACTCACCGACTGGCTGGAGCTGACCCCGATCGACCCGGCATACCGGGCGTACTACCCGGACGGCTCCACTCTGGACGTGCGCTCCGACACCACCCGGATGGCCGCCGAGATCGCCCGGGTCTGCGGGGCCCGGGAGGCCGACGGCTATCTGCGGTTCGTCGATTTCACCCGGCGGTTGTGGCAGCTGGAGCGCGACCACTTCATCGACCGGAACCTGGACAGCCCGGTCGATCTGCTCAACCTGAACCTGCTCCGGCTGCTCGGGATGGGCGCGTTCCGCAAACTCCAGCCGAAGATCAACGACTACTTCCGCGACCCGCGTACCCAGCGGATCTTCTCGTTCCAGGCGATGTACGCCGGCATGGCGCCGCACGACGCGCTCGCCGTCTACGCGGTGATCGCGTACCTCGACTCGGTGGTCGGGGTGTATTACCCCAAGGGCGGCATGCACGCGGTGCCCCGGGCACTGGCCGGCGCCGCCGAGAAACACGGCGTCACCTTCCGGTACGACACCACGGTCGACCGGGTGGTCACCCAGAACGGCCGGGCGACCGGCGTGGTCACCGCGTCCGGCGAGTTCATCCCGGCGGACACGGTCGTGCTCAACCCCGATCTGCCGGTCGCCTATCGGGACCTGCTCCCGGCCCGCCGCACCCGCCGCCTGCGCTACTCACCGTCCTGTGTGGTGCTGCACATCGGCTCCTCGCAGGCGTACTCGAAGATCGCCCACCACAACATCCATTTCGGTACGGGCTGGAAGCGCACCTTCGACGAGGTGATCCACCGCGGCCTGCTGATGAGCGACCCGTCACTGCTGGTCACGAACCCGACCCACACCGATCCCGCCGCGGCCCCGCCCGGCAAGCAGACCTACTACGTGCTGGCGCCGACGCCGAACCTGGAGAGCGGCCCGATGAACTGGCGCGGCGGCCTCGCCGAGCGCTATGCCGACGAGCTGCTGCAAACCCTGGAACAGCGCGGATACGTCGGCTTCCGGGACGGCGTGGAGGTCGAACGGATCATCACCCCGGCCGACTGGGCGGACGACGGGATGGCCGCGGGCACCCCGTTCGCGGCCGCGCACTCGTTCTCCCAGACCGGGCCGTTCCGTCCGTCGAACCTGCACCCGGCACTACCGAACGTGGTCTTCACCGGTTCGGGCACACAACCCGGTGTCGGCGTGCCGATGGTGCTCATCTCCGGGAAGCTGGCCGCGAGCCGGATCACAGGGGGATTGTCATGA
- a CDS encoding phytase → MQRTSGIAALVALTTLAAGTPAFASERPVRGTTAKIETPALYDDDLGGNADADDPAIWVNQANKARSLVIGTAKNGGLRVYDLSGREIQSIATPDGGRFNNVDLISGFKLGTQRVDLAVVTDRGLDKLRIYRITAAGLIDVTSADAPLLFAKDQAEVEEQATGYGLATYDRYAVVSRRHSTRLGIFRLEERHGKVTYRTSDTLDLPSSFRLPNGGTWSPCEEPGEGPQVEGMVVDAEAGVLYAAQEDVALWKINLRGGTFDSIPRIVEKVKEYGIPATWDADAEECVLDAANDPGFGGRITADVEGATIYSTGKRDGYLIVSSQGDSTFYVYDRRTNRPVTLFAVTDGPGVDGVQHSDGAAATSVALPGYPKGLLVLHDGENTPDAGRPSTNFKFVDWRSLHITKI, encoded by the coding sequence ATGCAACGAACTTCGGGAATCGCCGCCCTCGTGGCTCTGACCACGCTGGCCGCCGGCACGCCGGCGTTCGCCTCCGAGCGGCCGGTCCGCGGGACCACCGCGAAGATCGAAACCCCGGCTCTGTACGACGACGACCTCGGTGGCAACGCCGACGCCGACGATCCCGCGATCTGGGTCAACCAGGCGAACAAGGCCCGCAGCCTGGTGATCGGCACCGCCAAGAACGGCGGCCTGCGGGTCTACGACCTCAGCGGGCGCGAGATCCAGTCGATCGCGACCCCGGACGGCGGGCGCTTCAACAACGTCGACCTGATCTCCGGCTTCAAGCTCGGCACCCAGCGCGTCGACCTGGCCGTCGTGACCGACCGCGGCCTGGACAAGCTGCGCATCTACCGGATCACCGCGGCCGGCCTGATCGACGTCACGTCGGCCGACGCGCCGCTGCTCTTCGCCAAGGACCAGGCCGAGGTCGAGGAGCAGGCCACCGGTTACGGCCTGGCCACCTATGACCGGTACGCCGTCGTCAGTCGCCGGCACAGCACCCGCCTGGGGATCTTCCGCCTGGAGGAGAGGCACGGCAAGGTCACCTACCGCACCTCGGACACCCTGGACCTGCCCAGCTCGTTCCGCCTGCCGAACGGCGGCACCTGGTCACCGTGCGAGGAGCCGGGCGAGGGCCCGCAGGTCGAGGGCATGGTGGTGGACGCCGAGGCCGGCGTGCTCTACGCCGCTCAGGAGGACGTCGCGCTCTGGAAGATCAACCTCCGGGGCGGCACGTTCGACAGCATCCCGCGGATCGTCGAGAAGGTTAAGGAGTACGGCATCCCGGCGACCTGGGACGCCGACGCCGAGGAGTGCGTCCTGGACGCCGCGAACGACCCCGGCTTCGGGGGCAGGATCACCGCCGACGTCGAGGGCGCCACGATCTACTCGACCGGCAAGCGAGACGGCTATCTGATCGTTTCCAGCCAGGGCGACAGCACGTTCTACGTCTACGACCGCCGCACCAACCGCCCGGTCACCCTCTTCGCCGTCACCGACGGCCCCGGCGTCGACGGCGTCCAGCACTCCGACGGTGCCGCCGCCACCTCGGTAGCCCTCCCCGGTTACCCGAAGGGCCTTCTGGTCCTCCACGACGGCGAGAACACCCCCGACGCCGGCCGCCCCAGCACCAACTTCAAGTTCGTCGACTGGCGCAGCCTCCACATCACCAAGATCTAA
- the idi gene encoding isopentenyl-diphosphate Delta-isomerase has product MSQRETHLVEVVDHDGQAVGTMTVADAHQEPGKLHRAFSVFLQDAQGRVLLQQRAAVKTRFPLRWANSCCGHPGPGESVTEAAGRRLSEELSVRDIALTELGTYTYWAADMVTSRVEFEYDHVLVGHLPDGVVPVPDPDEVAELRWVSPLALHAEIAASPEDYAPWLSGVLEVLFTSLPDNILFSEGPGGR; this is encoded by the coding sequence ATGAGCCAACGGGAAACGCACCTGGTCGAGGTGGTCGACCACGACGGACAGGCCGTCGGCACGATGACCGTCGCCGACGCCCACCAGGAACCCGGAAAACTGCACCGGGCGTTCTCCGTCTTCCTCCAGGACGCACAGGGCCGCGTGCTGCTCCAGCAGCGCGCCGCGGTGAAGACCCGCTTCCCGCTGCGCTGGGCGAACAGCTGCTGCGGCCACCCGGGGCCCGGCGAGTCGGTCACGGAGGCGGCCGGTCGCCGTCTCTCCGAAGAGCTTTCGGTACGCGACATCGCGCTGACCGAGCTCGGCACGTACACCTACTGGGCGGCCGACATGGTCACCAGCCGGGTCGAGTTCGAGTACGACCACGTGCTCGTCGGACACCTGCCGGACGGGGTCGTGCCGGTGCCGGACCCGGACGAGGTCGCCGAGCTGCGGTGGGTCTCGCCGCTGGCGCTGCACGCCGAGATCGCGGCCTCACCGGAGGACTACGCGCCCTGGCTGTCCGGCGTCCTCGAGGTCCTGTTCACCAGCCTGCCCGACAACATCCTCTTCTCGGAGGGGCCGGGTGGCCGATGA
- a CDS encoding dihydrolipoyl dehydrogenase family protein: protein MAEARQVDVVVVGLGVGGEEVAGRLAAAGLNVLGVEHRLVGGECPYWGCIPTKIMVRAGNALAEARRIPGLAGTSTVEPDWAPVARRIRDEATDDWNDKVAVDRFTGQGGTFLRGTASLTGPGRVRVGDQEFAASRGVVIATGTVAVIPPVEGLSGTPYWTNREAVEAATLPSSMLVLGGGAIGCELAQAYARFGVQVTVIEGSARVLAMEEPESSQVAHAALEADGVRVVSGARAARVAHDGEFHVTLTDGTVLTGEKLLVATGRSARLGELGLETVGLDPSARFLHTDERMRAGDKIWAVGDVTGNGAFTHMAMYEADIAVRDILGDGGPGADYRALPRVTFLDPEIGAVGMTEKQARDAGLTVKVGYVPLNQTSRGFIHGPGNEGFIKLVADADRGVLVGGTTAGQSGGEMIGAVSVAVHAEVPVSTLLGGIWAYPTFHRGLGEALKQLA from the coding sequence ATGGCTGAAGCGCGGCAAGTGGACGTGGTGGTCGTCGGACTCGGTGTCGGCGGCGAGGAGGTCGCCGGCCGGCTGGCCGCGGCCGGACTGAACGTGCTCGGGGTCGAGCACCGCCTGGTCGGTGGCGAGTGTCCGTACTGGGGCTGCATCCCCACAAAAATCATGGTCCGCGCCGGGAACGCGCTCGCCGAGGCCCGCCGGATCCCCGGCCTCGCCGGCACGTCCACCGTGGAGCCCGACTGGGCGCCGGTCGCCCGTCGGATCCGGGACGAGGCCACCGACGACTGGAACGACAAGGTCGCCGTGGACCGCTTCACCGGCCAGGGCGGGACGTTCCTGCGGGGCACGGCATCGCTGACCGGTCCCGGCCGGGTGCGGGTCGGTGACCAGGAATTCGCCGCTTCGCGCGGCGTCGTCATCGCCACCGGCACGGTCGCGGTCATCCCACCCGTCGAAGGGCTTTCCGGTACGCCGTACTGGACGAACCGGGAAGCTGTGGAGGCGGCCACGCTGCCCTCGTCGATGCTGGTGCTCGGCGGTGGGGCCATCGGGTGTGAGCTCGCGCAGGCGTATGCGCGGTTCGGCGTCCAGGTGACCGTGATCGAGGGTTCGGCGCGGGTGCTCGCCATGGAGGAGCCGGAGTCGTCCCAGGTGGCACATGCCGCGCTGGAGGCCGACGGGGTGCGGGTCGTCTCCGGCGCCCGGGCCGCCCGCGTGGCTCACGACGGCGAGTTCCACGTGACGCTCACCGACGGAACGGTGCTGACCGGGGAGAAACTGCTGGTGGCGACCGGGCGATCGGCCCGTCTCGGTGAGCTCGGCCTGGAGACCGTGGGGCTGGACCCATCCGCCCGCTTCCTGCACACCGACGAGCGGATGCGCGCCGGCGACAAGATCTGGGCGGTCGGTGACGTCACCGGCAACGGCGCCTTCACTCACATGGCGATGTACGAGGCGGACATCGCGGTGCGCGACATCCTCGGCGACGGCGGGCCGGGGGCGGACTACCGGGCTCTGCCCCGGGTCACCTTCCTCGACCCGGAGATCGGCGCGGTCGGGATGACCGAGAAGCAGGCTCGGGACGCCGGGCTGACCGTCAAGGTCGGGTATGTGCCGCTGAACCAGACGTCGAGGGGCTTCATCCACGGGCCGGGGAACGAGGGGTTCATCAAGCTGGTGGCGGACGCGGACCGGGGCGTGCTCGTCGGCGGGACGACGGCGGGGCAGTCGGGTGGCGAGATGATCGGGGCGGTCTCCGTCGCGGTGCACGCTGAGGTGCCGGTGTCGACGCTGCTCGGTGGGATCTGGGCATACCCCACGTTCCACCGTGGGCTGGGCGAGGCGCTGAAGCAGCTGGCGTGA
- a CDS encoding RNA polymerase sigma factor, with protein MARDDDQEELGRRAAAGDRAALEALLGRIQPSVLRRCARFLPCYQDAEEACQDVLLQVARNIGKFRGDSKFSTWLHVIIANSSRQTYRSLKRRAVEQAHEAPPIDVPDARTTSVIAGSRLDLLDALDRLETRNPDLVGPVVLRDICQLDYREIAEHLGIPEGTVKSRIHQGRVQVREYLGAG; from the coding sequence ATGGCGCGCGATGATGACCAGGAAGAACTCGGCCGGCGGGCGGCTGCCGGCGACCGGGCCGCGCTGGAGGCCCTGCTCGGCCGGATCCAGCCGTCGGTGCTGCGGCGATGCGCCCGGTTCCTGCCCTGCTATCAGGACGCCGAGGAGGCCTGCCAGGACGTGCTGCTGCAGGTGGCGCGGAACATCGGCAAGTTCCGGGGGGACTCGAAGTTCAGCACGTGGTTGCACGTCATCATCGCGAACAGCTCGCGGCAGACGTACCGGTCGCTGAAGCGGCGGGCGGTCGAGCAGGCACACGAGGCGCCGCCGATCGACGTGCCGGACGCTCGTACCACCAGCGTCATCGCCGGGTCCCGGCTGGACCTGCTGGACGCTCTGGACCGGTTGGAGACGCGCAATCCTGACCTCGTCGGGCCGGTGGTGCTGCGGGACATCTGCCAGCTCGACTACCGGGAGATCGCCGAGCACCTGGGTATTCCGGAGGGGACGGTGAAGTCTCGGATCCATCAGGGGCGGGTGCAGGTCCGGGAGTACTTGGGCGCCGGTTAA